From Erwinia pyri, a single genomic window includes:
- a CDS encoding YfgM family protein has protein sequence MEVYSNENEQVDALRGFFAQNGKALVIGVIIGIGALAGWRYWSSHEDGSSRQASATYQQISSALDTSKPETLDAAAKFASENSNTYGALASLDLAKRYVDGNQLDKAASQLQSGLKDTQDANLQAVLNLRLARIQLEQKKPDDAVKTLDQIKGDGWTAIVADVRGEALLSKGDAKGARDAWSKGIASDASPALKEMLQMKMNNLPG, from the coding sequence GTGGAAGTTTATAGCAATGAAAACGAACAGGTAGATGCGTTACGCGGCTTTTTTGCCCAAAACGGTAAGGCATTGGTTATCGGCGTGATTATCGGCATCGGTGCCCTGGCCGGCTGGCGCTACTGGAGCAGCCATGAAGATGGCAGCAGTCGTCAGGCCTCTGCAACCTATCAGCAGATCTCCAGTGCACTTGATACCAGCAAGCCTGAAACGCTGGATGCCGCCGCCAAATTTGCCAGCGAAAACAGCAATACCTACGGTGCGCTCGCCTCTCTGGATCTGGCTAAACGCTATGTTGACGGCAACCAGCTGGACAAAGCCGCAAGCCAGCTGCAAAGCGGCCTGAAAGATACCCAGGACGCAAATCTGCAGGCGGTATTAAATCTGCGTCTGGCGCGTATTCAGCTTGAGCAGAAAAAACCGGATGACGCGGTAAAAACGCTCGACCAGATCAAAGGTGACGGCTGGACGGCGATCGTTGCCGACGTACGCGGTGAAGCCCTGCTCAGCAAGGGTGATGCGAAAGGCGCGCGTGATGCCTGGAGTAAAGGCATTGCCTCTGACGCGTCTCCGGCGCTGAAAGAGATGCTGCAGATGAAAATGAATAATTTACCCGGTTAA